From Haemorhous mexicanus isolate bHaeMex1 chromosome 1, bHaeMex1.pri, whole genome shotgun sequence, one genomic window encodes:
- the LOC132328163 gene encoding C-C chemokine receptor type 8-like yields MEQNLTDLLGSGASEDLLMSYISPTPNSSAAYEYAFYYSELHIICHPESIPAFASTLFPVLYSILFVAGLVGNALVVWILTVSMKIKTMTDVYLLNLTVSDLLLVFSLPFLVQYSIVSQWTFGNALCKIISSVYFIGFYSNVFFITIMSTDRYLAIVHSLHVQGIRTTAIGFITSLVVWAVAILASMPDLLFFQEVNYNNQIKCLPHYPGGYYGWKTFSNFLVNILGWLIPVVVLIFSYHSILKNLQKCHTKNKYKAIKLVFIVVIVFFLSWTPVNIVLFLDSLRNMSIINDCQTSQRLDLAMELTEALSFVHCCLNPVIYAFVGVKFKKHLCVIFKKSACFLSNCKGYGAFSGRSLDKHSSLHTKSSQLSYVGTVL; encoded by the exons ATGGAGCAGAATTTGACAGACCTGCTGGGCAGCGGAGCCTCTGAGGACTTATTG ATGAGTTACATCTCACCAACACCTAACTCCTCTGCAGCCTATGAATATGCCTTCTACTACTCAGAACTACACATCATCTGTCATCCTGAAAGTATTCCAGCATTTGCATCTACCTTATTTCCAGTGCTGTATTCAATACTATTTGTGGCAGGCCTCGTGGGAAATGCTTTGGTTGTTTGGATTCTGACAGTCTCCATGAAAATCAAGACCATGACTGACGTGTATCTGCTGAATCTGACTGTCTCTGACCTCCTCTTGGTATTCTCCCTGCCCTTCTTGGTTCAGTACTCCATTGTGAGCCAGTGGACTTTTGGAAATGCCCTGTGTAAAATCATCAGCTCAGTTTACTTTATTGGTTTCTACAGCAATGTCTTCTTCATAACCATCATGAGCACCGACAGGTACTTGGCCATAGTCCACTCCCTCCATGTCCAAGGGATTCGGACAACTGCCATTGGGTTTATCACCAGTCTGGTTGTTTGGGCAGTTGCCATTTTAGCATCAATGCCAGACTTACTTTTTTTCCAGGAAGTGAATTACAATAACCAGATTAAATGCCTCCCTCACTATCCTGGTGGCTACTATGGCTGGAAGactttcagtaattttttaGTCAACATCCTGGGGTGGCTAATCCCTGTTGTTGTCCTCATTTTCTCCTATCACAGCATCTTGAAAAACCTTCAGAAATGCCATACCAAGAACAAGTACAAAGCAATAAAACTGGTTTTTATTGTTGTCATTGTGTTCTTTCTCTCCTGGACCCCCGTCAACATTGTGCTGTTTTTGGACTCTCTGAGGAACATGTCCATCATCAATGACTGCCAGACAAGCCAAAGGTTAGACCTAGCCATGGAGCTGACTGAGGCACTCTCCTTTGTCCACTGCTGCCTCAACCCAGTCATCTATGCTTTTGTGGGTGTGAAGTTCAAGAAGCATCTCTGTGTCATTTTCAAAAAATCTGCATGTTTTCTGTCGAACTGCAAAGGCTACGGGGCTTTCAGTGGGCGCAGCCTGGACAAGCACTCCTCTCTGCACACAAAGTCCTCACAGTTGTCTTATGTTGGCACTGTCTTGTAG